One window from the genome of Clarias gariepinus isolate MV-2021 ecotype Netherlands chromosome 15, CGAR_prim_01v2, whole genome shotgun sequence encodes:
- the tcf3b gene encoding transcription factor 3b isoform X2 yields MNEQQGHRMAVETDKELSDLLDFSAMFAPPVANGKTRPTTLASSQFGGSGLDDRSGSSPWAAGEQGSPSFNHGRSYSEGSHYSEHDGLSSPFLNSGIAGKNERGPYSSFSAQQGFLPSDIVMSNADGMSPSSLKSGSQFYPAFSSNPRRRPPEGNIDTQPKKIRKPPGLPSSVYASTSGDEYPRDGAGYPGSKSGAVYPGSFYMQEGLHPSSDPWASSGPLGQSGFSAMLGNSPHISQPGSFTAINPQDRMKRQPLPLSPQNYPLHGADVNGFHSGSGAYNHTSSINGADSIMVSRSSATGSSGDEIGKALASIYPSDHNSNNFPSTPSTPVGSPQGIAGASQWPRSASQTALSPSYEGGLHTLNKMEDHLEEAIHVLRSHAVGQGPGSGLGGAHSEVHSLLSAVSSSVHNGALGSLAQGFPGAGMALANRHPTMGGSHHEDPACLPPNSSLLPTSHASGTPQPAGAPEGFTNLPGGVAIHSSNSADIKREDKEDDENSSIADKSEEEKKDSKASRNRTRKEAFSLQIHSSVSDQGDDKDDDEDDEDLPAEVKIEREKERRVANNARERLRVRDINEAFKELGRMCQLHLSTDKPQTKLLILHQAVNVILNLEQQVRERNLNPKAACLKRREEEKVSGVVGDSPMQLPGSHPALGGDGHSSVGHI; encoded by the exons ATGAACGAGCAGCAGGGCCACAGAATGGCGGTCGAAACAGATAAGGAACTCAGCGACCTCTTGGATTTTAGTGCG ATGTTTGCGCCCCCTGTGGCCAATGGGAAGACTCGACCAACCACGCTTGCCAGCAGTCAGTTTGGTGGCTCGG GATTAGATGATCGCAGCGGTTCTAGTCCCTGGGCTGCTGGGGAGCAGGGTAGCCCTTCATTTAACCATGGACGG agtTACAGCGAGGGCTCTCACTACAGCGAGCATGATGGGCTGTCCTCCCCATTCCTCAACTCTGGGATTGCtg GAAAGAACGAAAGGGGACCTTATTCTTCATTCAGTGCccag CAAGGGTTCTTGCCTTCAGACATTGTGATGTCCAATGCTGATGGCATGTCTCCCTCAAGTCTAAAGTCTGGCTCTCAGTTTTACCCTGCATTCTCCAGCAATCCTCGGAGACGTCCACCAGAAGGGAACATCG ACACTCAGCCCAAAAAGATTAGGAAGCCACCAGGTCTGCCATCTTCT GTGTATGCCTCCACGTCCGGTGACGAGTATCCACGAGACGGCGCTGGATATCCAGGCTCCAAATCGGGTGCTGTATACCCCGGATCTTTCTACATGCAAG aggGTCTGCACCCTTCCTCTGACCCCTGGGCATCTTCCGGGCCTCTGGGCCAGTCAGGCTTTTCCGCCATGCTGGGAAACTCGCCCCACATCAGCCAGCCAGGCTCCTTCACTGCCATCAATCCACAGGACAGGATG AAGCGCCAGCCGCTGCCTCTCTCACCACAAAACTACCCTCTTCATGGCGCTGACGTCAATGGCTTCCATTCAGGCTCTGGAGCCTACAACCACACGTCGTCCATTAACGGCGCAGACAGCATTATGG TCAGTAGAAGTTCAGCTACAGGCAGCTCAGGTGATGAGATTGGAAAGGCCCTAGCCTCG ATCTACCCTTCAGACCACAACAGCAACAATTTCCCCTCCACACCCTCTACGCCAGTCGGTTCGCCCCAGGGCATTGCAG GTGCTTCTCAGTGGCCAAGATCTGCTAGCCAGACAGCCCTTTCACCTAGCTATGAAGGTGGACTACATACACTT AATAAAATGGAGGATCATCTAGAGGAGGCCATCCATGTGTTGCGCAGTCATGCAGTGGGTCAAGGCCCAGGTTCAGGCCTTGGTGGCGCACACTCGGAGGTTCACAGTCTGCTGAGTGCTGTATCCTCTTCTGTTCATAATGGAGCCCTGGGAAGCCTTGCCCAGGGCTTCCCTGGTGCTGGGATGGCTTTGGCCAACAGACATCCCACTATG GGTGGAAGTCACCATGAGGACCCTGCGTGCCTCCCTCCCAACAGCAGCCTATTACCAACATCCCATGCCTCAGGCACACCGCAGCCTGCTGGAGCACCAGAGGGTTTCACTA ATTTGCCAGGAGGCGTAGCTATACACTCCTCAAACAGTGCCGATATTAAAAGGGAAGATAAAGAAGATGATGAGAACTCGTCCATTGCAGATAAGtctgaagaagaaaagaaggatTCCAAAGCATCTCGCAACAGAACAAG AAAGGAGGCATTTTCCCTCCAGATCCATTCAAGTGTTTCAGACCAGGGAGATGA TAAAGATGATGACGAGGATGATGAAGATTTGCCAGCTGAGGTAAAGATAGAACGGGAGAAAGAGCGACGTGTAGCCAACAATGCGCGTGAGAGATTGCGTGTGCGAGACATCAACGAGGCCTTTAAAGAGCTGGGCCGCATGTGTCAACTGCACCTAAGCACAGACAAGCCACAGACCAAACTGCTTATCCTTCACCAAGCAGTCAACGTCATCCTCAATCTGGAGCAACAAGTCCGGG AGCGCAATCTAAATCCGAAGGCAGCATGCCTAAAACGGCGGGAGGAAGAAAAGGTGTCCGGAGTGGTGGGTGACTCTCCAATGCAGTTGCCTGGATCTCATCCTGCTCTTGGAGGAGATGGACACAGTTCTGTCGGGCATATATGA
- the tcf3b gene encoding transcription factor 3b isoform X1, with the protein MNEQQGHRMAVETDKELSDLLDFSAMFAPPVANGKTRPTTLASSQFGGSGLDDRSGSSPWAAGEQGSPSFNHGRSYSEGSHYSEHDGLSSPFLNSGIAGKNERGPYSSFSAQQGFLPSDIVMSNADGMSPSSLKSGSQFYPAFSSNPRRRPPEGNIDTQPKKIRKPPGLPSSVYASTSGDEYPRDGAGYPGSKSGAVYPGSFYMQEGLHPSSDPWASSGPLGQSGFSAMLGNSPHISQPGSFTAINPQDRMKRQPLPLSPQNYPLHGADVNGFHSGSGAYNHTSSINGADSIMVSRSSATGSSGDEIGKALASIYPSDHNSNNFPSTPSTPVGSPQGIAGASQWPRSASQTALSPSYEGGLHTLQNKMEDHLEEAIHVLRSHAVGQGPGSGLGGAHSEVHSLLSAVSSSVHNGALGSLAQGFPGAGMALANRHPTMGGSHHEDPACLPPNSSLLPTSHASGTPQPAGAPEGFTNLPGGVAIHSSNSADIKREDKEDDENSSIADKSEEEKKDSKASRNRTRKEAFSLQIHSSVSDQGDDKDDDEDDEDLPAEVKIEREKERRVANNARERLRVRDINEAFKELGRMCQLHLSTDKPQTKLLILHQAVNVILNLEQQVRERNLNPKAACLKRREEEKVSGVVGDSPMQLPGSHPALGGDGHSSVGHI; encoded by the exons ATGAACGAGCAGCAGGGCCACAGAATGGCGGTCGAAACAGATAAGGAACTCAGCGACCTCTTGGATTTTAGTGCG ATGTTTGCGCCCCCTGTGGCCAATGGGAAGACTCGACCAACCACGCTTGCCAGCAGTCAGTTTGGTGGCTCGG GATTAGATGATCGCAGCGGTTCTAGTCCCTGGGCTGCTGGGGAGCAGGGTAGCCCTTCATTTAACCATGGACGG agtTACAGCGAGGGCTCTCACTACAGCGAGCATGATGGGCTGTCCTCCCCATTCCTCAACTCTGGGATTGCtg GAAAGAACGAAAGGGGACCTTATTCTTCATTCAGTGCccag CAAGGGTTCTTGCCTTCAGACATTGTGATGTCCAATGCTGATGGCATGTCTCCCTCAAGTCTAAAGTCTGGCTCTCAGTTTTACCCTGCATTCTCCAGCAATCCTCGGAGACGTCCACCAGAAGGGAACATCG ACACTCAGCCCAAAAAGATTAGGAAGCCACCAGGTCTGCCATCTTCT GTGTATGCCTCCACGTCCGGTGACGAGTATCCACGAGACGGCGCTGGATATCCAGGCTCCAAATCGGGTGCTGTATACCCCGGATCTTTCTACATGCAAG aggGTCTGCACCCTTCCTCTGACCCCTGGGCATCTTCCGGGCCTCTGGGCCAGTCAGGCTTTTCCGCCATGCTGGGAAACTCGCCCCACATCAGCCAGCCAGGCTCCTTCACTGCCATCAATCCACAGGACAGGATG AAGCGCCAGCCGCTGCCTCTCTCACCACAAAACTACCCTCTTCATGGCGCTGACGTCAATGGCTTCCATTCAGGCTCTGGAGCCTACAACCACACGTCGTCCATTAACGGCGCAGACAGCATTATGG TCAGTAGAAGTTCAGCTACAGGCAGCTCAGGTGATGAGATTGGAAAGGCCCTAGCCTCG ATCTACCCTTCAGACCACAACAGCAACAATTTCCCCTCCACACCCTCTACGCCAGTCGGTTCGCCCCAGGGCATTGCAG GTGCTTCTCAGTGGCCAAGATCTGCTAGCCAGACAGCCCTTTCACCTAGCTATGAAGGTGGACTACATACACTT CAGAATAAAATGGAGGATCATCTAGAGGAGGCCATCCATGTGTTGCGCAGTCATGCAGTGGGTCAAGGCCCAGGTTCAGGCCTTGGTGGCGCACACTCGGAGGTTCACAGTCTGCTGAGTGCTGTATCCTCTTCTGTTCATAATGGAGCCCTGGGAAGCCTTGCCCAGGGCTTCCCTGGTGCTGGGATGGCTTTGGCCAACAGACATCCCACTATG GGTGGAAGTCACCATGAGGACCCTGCGTGCCTCCCTCCCAACAGCAGCCTATTACCAACATCCCATGCCTCAGGCACACCGCAGCCTGCTGGAGCACCAGAGGGTTTCACTA ATTTGCCAGGAGGCGTAGCTATACACTCCTCAAACAGTGCCGATATTAAAAGGGAAGATAAAGAAGATGATGAGAACTCGTCCATTGCAGATAAGtctgaagaagaaaagaaggatTCCAAAGCATCTCGCAACAGAACAAG AAAGGAGGCATTTTCCCTCCAGATCCATTCAAGTGTTTCAGACCAGGGAGATGA TAAAGATGATGACGAGGATGATGAAGATTTGCCAGCTGAGGTAAAGATAGAACGGGAGAAAGAGCGACGTGTAGCCAACAATGCGCGTGAGAGATTGCGTGTGCGAGACATCAACGAGGCCTTTAAAGAGCTGGGCCGCATGTGTCAACTGCACCTAAGCACAGACAAGCCACAGACCAAACTGCTTATCCTTCACCAAGCAGTCAACGTCATCCTCAATCTGGAGCAACAAGTCCGGG AGCGCAATCTAAATCCGAAGGCAGCATGCCTAAAACGGCGGGAGGAAGAAAAGGTGTCCGGAGTGGTGGGTGACTCTCCAATGCAGTTGCCTGGATCTCATCCTGCTCTTGGAGGAGATGGACACAGTTCTGTCGGGCATATATGA